A window of Cellulomonas fimi contains these coding sequences:
- a CDS encoding transglutaminase family protein — protein sequence MTRTYDLVHRTTYAYPQPVTDSYGRTTLTPRDVPGQACLATALEIDPAPADTAAHVDYFGNRTTYFGVTEPHTRLVVTSRSTIEVSRAQPEPDRLPTMPWEEVAESVRDGVATVDEHALVRLREALLPSPHVSRTRSVRDFAAPSLTPGRPIGEVLVDLAHRIRTELTYRSGSTTVHTTQDQLLAQRAGVCQDFAHLMIAALRLHGLPARYSSGYIETRPPAGREKLRGADASHAWVSAWAPGAGWVEIDPTNDQLVDDRYVLLGWGRDYHDVPPLRGVIFTEGRGAHPSVQVDLVPAGSDPFL from the coding sequence ATGACCCGCACCTACGACCTCGTGCACCGCACGACGTACGCCTACCCGCAGCCAGTGACGGACTCGTACGGCCGCACGACGCTCACGCCCCGCGACGTGCCCGGCCAGGCGTGCCTCGCGACCGCGCTCGAGATCGACCCCGCGCCCGCCGACACCGCCGCGCACGTCGACTACTTCGGCAACCGCACGACGTACTTCGGCGTCACGGAGCCGCACACGCGCCTCGTCGTGACGTCCCGCTCGACGATCGAGGTGTCGCGCGCGCAGCCCGAGCCCGACCGGCTGCCGACGATGCCGTGGGAGGAGGTCGCCGAGTCCGTCCGTGACGGCGTCGCGACCGTCGACGAGCACGCGCTCGTCCGGCTGCGCGAGGCGCTGCTCCCGTCGCCGCACGTGTCCCGCACCCGGTCCGTCCGTGACTTCGCGGCGCCGAGCCTGACCCCGGGCCGCCCGATCGGCGAGGTGCTCGTCGACCTCGCGCACCGCATCCGCACCGAGCTCACCTACCGCTCCGGCTCGACGACGGTGCACACGACGCAGGACCAGCTCCTCGCGCAGCGCGCTGGCGTGTGCCAGGACTTCGCGCACCTCATGATCGCGGCGCTGCGGCTGCACGGGCTGCCCGCCCGCTACTCGAGCGGCTACATCGAGACCCGCCCGCCCGCGGGCCGCGAGAAGCTGCGGGGCGCCGACGCGTCGCACGCGTGGGTGTCGGCGTGGGCGCCGGGGGCCGGGTGGGTCGAGATCGACCCGACCAACGACCAGCTCGTCGACGACCGGTACGTGCTGCTCGGCTGGGGCCGGGACTACCACGACGTGCCGCCGCTGCGCGGCGTGATCTTCACCGAGGGCCGCGGTGCGCACCCGTCGGTCCAGGTCGACCTCGTGCCGGCGGGCAGCGACCCGTTCCTCTGA